The nucleotide window gcccatTCTGCAGTGAAGTGGAAGCTctcacagcaggcagcagctgccctgccttTGCTGGCAGAGAGGTTTTCTCCTGCAGGCTGCATCTCTGGCTTGGTGGGCATGTCAGTCACTTTCTGTGCTGGCCATCCAGAAGGCTCCTGTCTCTGCATGTTTGTATCCTTGTGCATTGAGCACAAGTGGATTTGCCAGAGATGCTAAATGACACTAGACTGAAGCTTTCTGTGATGGACAGGTGTCAAAATTGTTTCAGCCCTGTAAATGATAGCAGGTCTCCCTACGTGACATTACCATTTTCCTTAATTGCAGGTTTCCCTCTTGTGTGTGAGGGCTGGAGCAAGAGGAGCAGTATCACTTTATGCAGTTACTAGAACTTGTAGGGAAAACCTTCCTCAGAAATAGGAGctggtttcttttccctcacATTTCTCTTGCTTGCTTCTTAGACTTTGATGGAGTCCTTTACCATATTTCAAACCCCAATGGAGACAAGACAAAAGTGATGGTCAGTATTTCTCTGAAATTCTACAAGGAACTCCAGGAACATGGTGCTGATGAGGTGAGTAAGCATCTCCAGGCCTCCTGCCTACAAATACTGTGTTGATGGCAATGCCTTTGTGATCTAACATCTGACCCTTAGAGATGCATCTGTGCTCCCATCTCACACTGGTCAAAGGAGCAACCCTGTGCCAACCAGGAGTCCCACTTTGCTGAAAGACAAGGGGAAGTGTGTTCACACTCTCTGGTGAAAAAGTAGTCATCCTGTATGACCCTGCAGCCTGAAAGGCAGAAGGCACCGCTAATTTCGCAAGTTCAAAGTGAAGCCTGACCATGTAGAAATAGTTTCCCTGACTGATGAGCTGTGTTGACAGTTTCCCTGTGTTGAGCTCACAAATGAAGGAAGGTGCCAAGACAGAGCTGTGATGCTTCTCTTCTGACTCCTAACCACACTTGAGAGCAAGTGTTGGGCTCCTGTTGTGTGTGCAGACCTTGGTTTTCAGATTGGTTCccttttcactgctgctctgtgaagTCCCAGGCTCAGTTCCTGTTGACTGGGCCCTGTGGCTGCAAAGGGCCATTTATGGTAGAAAAAAGGAGCCTCTCTGAACTGTGGTTGGATGGCAAGGCAGGAAGTATGACTCAGTTCCTGAGTCAGTTTTCAAATCTCCACATGGTAGCGAATGGGGTTCACCCAGGGCTTTTCAGCAGACTTTTGCCTCTGGGTCTCTGTCCttggaagaaaacaaggaaactGCTCCATCAGTTTATTGTGAGTCTAGTGAGAAATGGGTGATTTGAACCCAAAGTAAATTCCTGTGAATTGCCATAAGACCCACCTAAGTCAGAAGAGATATGATTGAATGTCCTGCTTTCCTGGTTCCTGAATGCAGAGCTTTCTAGGTGCAGCAATGCCTGCTACTGAAGGTACTGCTGCTGGCATGAGGAGTGTCATGCAGTCCAAATGGTGGAGCCTTCCCAGCATGTATAGTGAGGATCAGTGCAGCGTGTGATCCCAGGAGAACTCCTGTGGTGGGCGAGTGGCTATCAGCACTGTGCACCAGCAGCCATTGTAGTGGTGAAAGGCAACTTTCTATAAACTTTTAGAGGAAAATGGGGTCTGTGCAGGACTGGCTTGGAAGTACTGACTAAgtagaaattacatttttcagtcTCCAGTTGCTTTCTGTACTTCCCTGCAGACAGCGTTTCTTGTTTCTGCTGTCTTTGGTGAAACCCCACTGTGAGGAATGCAGAGTGGGCTTCCTGCTAAGACAGGGCATCTTCCTGCACCGCTGCAGGCAGGCTCTCTGCGAGGAGGTTTTGGCATGCAGAGAGTCTGTGTATCCTTTCCTCGTGGTAGTGGGTGTCATCCCAGGAGGGCCAGTTCTGCCCCAACACTGTTGTGTTCTTCTCTGTGAAATActgcctgttcccagccccCTCATTGCCACAGAGCTATGGCTCAGTTGGAAATTGCCATTGATGTAAAATTCAGCAGTAATTATGTTTGAAGAAAGGTTTTTGCTGTACTGTAGGCGGTTCTGCTTCTGCGAGGCTTCCAAGCCTGCGTGGCAGTCTCCTCTCGGTCCCCATCTGTTCGTGCAGTAGGCTGAGACAGTGTGTGATCACCAGGCCATGGTGTGCTCTGAACTTACTGTCCTGTGAGGAGAGGGACCAGGCACACTTTGCGTCTGCCTTTGAGTGGAAGGAAAAGTGGTAGCCCTCAGGTCTGTTGTGTCAGGCTCTGCTGATTGTTCTCCTTTGAAGGTATGAGCTATAAGACTTCTTCCCCACACAAATCCGACTAGCAAGAACTTGAAAAAGTTCCAGTTTTGAGTCTTCTCCTGCAGTATGTCCCCTGTCAGTAGAGTTCAGGGAGCCCTCCCTAGAGCAGGAATAGCCAATAGTACTGGAAGCTGatgacttaatttttttgtctaagTTCTCTTAGACTAGGGGAGGCAGGTGCTGTAATTTGATACTTCTAAAAGAAGACCAAATGTGGCCtaggctgtgcaggaggaaaCAAGTCTTGATAGCTTGTGCACTCaatgtttaatttctttactAGGTATTGAAGAAAGTCTATGGAAGCTACTTGGTAAATCCTGAATCAGGTAACCCTGCAATaatattctctctctctctctctctgtgtgtgtataattCCAAGTTACTTAAGTCACCTGAGAAATGCTCATATGAAGGCTGCACTTGAAGAGCTTGATATCTGAGGCTCTCTATACAGTGAATTGCAATTTGAAATTGCCAATTTAAAAGGTGGCTCAGACATGTCAGGGATGAAGTAGCTTGCAGCACAAGCTGTAATTCTTTATGCAGTCCTCCTCCAGGAAGCCTCTGTTCCTCATGGTTGGGGTCTTTGTTCTTCTCTAAGATGCTTTGTAAGACACAGAAAAACCATGGTTACCTGTGACAACATCTCTTCCCACTCACTGCAAAAACTTGAGCTCAGCCAGCACGTGTGTCTGGGAGCTTGGGAAGGAGCCCTGGGAACGTTGCCATGGCCACGCGCAGAGTTCAGGCATGGCTTTTGGCAAGTGCTTGGAGTGGGAATAACTCACCCCTGGGGCTTTTGGGAGGATTTAAGGCAAAAATGGGACTGTAGgtgtctcttaaaaaaaagtctctgcTTTCATTAAGACCTTATGTAGATTATTAAAGCTAGTGGCTGTCCCTTCCCAGGTTACAATGTCTCTTTGCTCTACGACCTGGAGAACCTTCCTGCAGACAAGGATGCCATTGTGCACCAAGCCGGCATGTTGAAGCGCAATTGCTTTGCTTCAGTCTTTGAGAAGTATTTCAAATTCCAGGAAGAGggcaaagaaggagaaaaaagagcagTCATTCACTACAGGGATGATGAGACAATGTAAGTGTTCAAACCAAGCAGCATGGGGGTTGGACAGTGGTCAGTAGTCTgctcctgtgcacagctgtAGGTTTTGGTGGAAAGTCAGGAAATCCTCCTGTCCTGTGCTTTGGCCAGGGTAATATGGGTCTGTTCTAGGCTGCCACAGGTATTCCATGAGGGTAATGCTTATGCCTCAGGCTGCTGGGATGTTACACAAGACTCTCTGTTAGTGGCATCACTTGTGGCTGCATGCAGGAGAAGAACTGGCCACTCCCAACAGAACTGTTATGCTCCCTGTAAATATTGTGTCAGGGGAAGGGAAATTTACAGCAGCCAGGCCTGTGAATTGCTGTTGTATCTACTTGACCTTGTCATGCAGTTACTTCCTTGTCCAGTTGAACTTGTTAGCTCTGGTTCACAGGTGGGTTCTCTCTCTGCCACCTGCAGGTATGTTGAGGCAAAGAAGGACCGTGTCACGGTTGTGTTCAGCACGGTATTTAAGGATGACGATGATGTGGTGATCGGAAAGGTGTTTATGCAGGTATGGAAACTGAGTTACAGGGCAAGGGTCTGGTCCTCAATTCAGATCCCTGCTTGCTTGAAACAGCATTGCCAAATAAGCTGCTGAAGTGAGCACAAAGGCAGTTTAACACATGAAAATGCTTTGCTCCATGCTGCACTGGGATGGAAGAACATGCTAATAGGCACAGACAGAGTATTTTCCTGGCTCTTGCATTGGCATCTGTATCATCAATAGTCTTGCACATTTGGACAATTGAGCGTATTATGTGTTACAGATGAGAAACACCACAATGAATACTTCAGTCCCCACACTGAGGCCCAGTAATGTGAATAGCTATGGTGTAGGTATCTCCAGCCAGCTGAAGACCTGAGCATGTTGAGGAGGCTGtaaagggagaggaggggtgAGATAATGTCATGTCATgcctgaggaggagctgagaaTGGTCTTCACCTTGAAGTTTCATCCTACTAATGCTCAAATGCTGCAGAAACACTCAGCAGCTCAGTGTGACAGCTCTTGAATTTCAACTTTTTAGAGCTATGAATATACTGAATTTGTGGGCTCAAACCAATCATTGCCAAGTATAGACTGGACTCAGCTGAGTCTGGACTCAGCTACCTTTTCCAATTGATGTTCAGCTGGGAAGTGTTCAGAGACATGTAGTAAGCATGTCTGTGAGCAACTGTatgcagcctggagaaaatgagacATCTGTGTGCAGCTAGGGAGGGTCAATGCATGTTCGTTCCTGTGTTCATCTGTGCCACTGGCCCACCTCATTCATCTGCTTAAGCTCCTGGGGAGTCAGCCTCCTGTTTGGGCATGGCCATGGAGCAGGGCCTAcagggtgctccaggcaccTTTAACCCACCTGTTCAAGGGTGCCAGGACATGCTGCTGACAGGCTCATAGACAGCAAGTTACTGGCCCAGTTTGCTGGAGACCAGTGTACCTGTGTTGGGTGTCATCAGAAGAGGGTCTCTTGCAATGAAAGTCTTCACAGCTCTGTTTGCTGTGTTCATTTGCTCCAGACAGGACATCTGCTCTGGCTTTGAGGTTTTCCCCCACCAAGCATATCCCTCAGTCTggaattcagtttttaaaatgggaaGGGAGGCATGATGTGAACAAAATGGGGTTAGTGAGGTTCCTGGGAAGATGGCAATGCTTCAAGGCAGCAGCTGTCCTGGAGTCTCCATGTCCCGAATTCTTGGTTTTTATAACAGCAAaccctgcctctgcccagccacAGGAATTTCCACTCTGAGTCACACTGGCTCTCTTTCCCTCCAGCTATTGCTCTTGCATAATGCAGCTGGGCATGGTGTCTGCTCATCTGGGCTCTCATGGAGAAAATGTGACCATTAACTAGCCAGTGAAGCCATTTGAACCATTTCACCCTCTGGCATAAGCAGGCAGAAGTGCAAGCTAAGCATTTCATTAAGGAAACCCCAGCAATCTACTCTGGGGGATgcccctgcctttcccagggaaAACTGCTCAGAGGACAGGCCAAGGGTAGCTGATAATGTGTAGGTTGGGATGGAGGTCAGTGAGGCAGAGGGAAGACTGCCCTGCCTTGGGGCAGGAGAATGGTCTCTGGACATTCCCAGCCCACCCAGAGATGGTCCTTTCAGTTCCTGAAATGCAGAGCTAGTACATTTCCTGTGAGGTGGGGgttgtgctgctgtcagaggtGGGGGATGTCCCTGCCTGAAGGTATTGTTTTAAGGTGTAGGCAAGTGTTAAGAGGAGCAGACTTCACATACAAGCTTCAAGCCCCCAGATACATCTTGATGCCTAGGCAGACTCCTGGTGGGAGATGGTTTCCCAAATTGCAGAACCTTTACACTAGGTGTGATGGAGACCTTGCAGCCCTTCCTGAGAATTTCTGTTCCTTGGGGGCGATGGGCACTGTGCACTTTCACTGGAAGCATTGAAgttccagcaggagctgtgctgtctCATGTGCTTGCTCAGACTGGGGTGTCCCTTCCACAAAatacccatggcaggggtgtgaCACACTGAAAGCCACCCCAGCTTAGGGACTGCGCTATGGTCATGTATAAACCCAGGACAGCCATGCattttgggctggttttgttGGGAAAAAGAGTTACTTTCAGGGTGTTTGGCCTGATGAACTTAATCATCTCACAGAAGGCTGGGCCACCTTCAGCTCACTGCCCTTTGGGAGTGAGGAAACCTCATTTGCTTTCCCAGCATGTTGCTGAAGGGTTGCAGTGGGAATGACCTTCACTTTGTCTTGTTCAGGAGTTCAAGGAGGGTCGCCGGGCCAGTCACACAGCCCCACAGGTGCTCTTCAGCCACAGGGAGCCACCCTTGGAGCTGAAAGACACGGACGCAGCTGTTGGCGATAATATTGGCTACATCACTTTTGGTaagcaggcagctctgaggctTGCGGATGCTTGGGGAGGAGAGAGGTTCTTGTTGCtgcatgaaaaacagaaaggaattcACCTTCCCTGAGTGTTGAAGTGGGCAGTTCAGGACTGCAAGGACTCTGGGGTTGCATTCTGTCTTGTGTGCCCCCTTTGGAGTGTCCCTTTTCTGTATCAGGTCACCTCAGCTCTCCTGTGGGCCAGAAGATGTGGAAGTGGACAGTGAGTTTAGTGTGCGCCTACAAAATAAGTTCAGTATTTGGAAGCAAAGGGAAGAGTGGCTTTGCTGTGATATTTCGGAAACTGGAGGTTTCTTGTGAAAGTTTTCTTGCAACTGTACTGGTAGGTagtccagctgcagggagctgtgcagtgcttgATCAGCAGAGGCAGTCAGAGAGcggcagcagagcagtgcattctgcttctccagctctgcctctttgCTCTGGGCCAAACGCTGATGAGCCACTTTCCCCTGCCAGAGGTGCTGGCAAGCAGAGCCATGACTTCCCCCTGGGTAGCAGTGTCAAGGAGTCTAAACCCTGCCCTGTTGAAAGGGATAGGTCTCTTCAGGATGGTTGGGTGTTTTATTAGGGTGTCTCAGGCCAGCATTCCTGTAGTTTGGAGCTCAGAGATGGAGCAGAGACACTGCAGGGAAAGGTGGAGATAGCATTGccctcctcctgtgctggaaataGTGCCTTGAGGTCTGGGCAGCTGTCAGCTATGGAAAGAAGAGGTCTAGGATGGCACATACTTTTGTTCTTGTTGAGACTAAATTTCACAGTTATCTGATCTGACAGTCTCAGGTGAGATCATCACCcaaacaaaatgttctttcagCTCTAGGATCTCGGACACCTAACAGAGCACCAGCTTATGGAGAGAGCAAGCTATCTGCTTGTATCTGAGTCTGTCTGTGTTACAGGTCTGGCAAGCTGCCAGGCAAAGATCCACAATCAATTTCAAGACCCCAGGGCAGACTGGATCTTGAAATTGGTTGAGCAGCCTGGGTGCCCTGGTCTGCCTCCCAGCTTGCTCCTCCAATTGCATCTCCCAAGCACTGATAGAGCATCGTGTGGTTTCCTACAGTGCCATTGTTTCTGGACACCTGGCCTGGCCTGTGTCCTGCAGAgtgcacaggctgctgtgggaaatgtGGAAAAGTGCTCTTAAGCCTTATATTTAGAATCACAAGTGCTGCATAATCTTGGTACATGTCAAGAGTAAAGGGTTCTTTATAGAGAGCAAGGCAGGGATTCAATGCAGCACACTCTGAAGTCCCCAGCACTGATCCTGAAGGCCTTGGCAGCCTCAGGAGGTACTAATGGTCTATGTTGGCCTCTTCTTTCAGTGCTGTTCCCCCGTCACACCAATGCTGCAGCCAGAGACAACACCATAAACCTGATCCACACATTCCGGGACTACCTGCACTATCACATCAAGTGCTCAAAGGTATGAAGGCTGGGGAACACAGGGTGGCTTCAGCCCATCTAACCTGGGTGCTGAAGGGGagaggcaggggacaggggtgCCCCTTGAGAACTCATTAGGGTCTACCACTGCCCTCCCCAGTCATGCGGGGTGGCAAGTGATGCATCAttgccttctccctgctcttggacacaagattttcctttccattctaGCAGTAAAgtaggatttttcccttttggatctggtttgtttcctttctgagaACAAAAATGAGGGTAATTGTTCAGAGTGACCTGGCTTTCATGTGTCCTGAAATCTCAGCTATGAAGAAAGGCTCCTAAAATTTTGTCCTAATGAAACACAGGCCTATATTCACACGCGTATGAGGGCGAAAACGTCAGATTTCCTCAAGGTGCTCAACCGTGCCCGTCCAgatgcagagaagaaagaaatgaaaacaatcacGTGAGTAGCAAAGCAGGGCATGGCTCTCTGGGCTTCTCTGCCAGCCACGAGCTCAGTCTTGCTCCGTTTGGCATACTGCAgtccagggcagggggtgacCCATGCTTACTAACTCAGatgtcctgtgaggagctgagTATGGAGCAAAACCCTGTGCTGGCAGGTCCTTCACAAAAGGCTCAAACATGGCCTTGCAAGCCCTGGTGTCTCCATTTCCCCCCACCAAACCCTTGGTGGCATTCCTGGGGGATTTTTAGAGCTGTTATATTAGAGCTGCCTTGTGCACTACTGGTGGTAGTTCCAGCTCATGGAAGGGAGAGGAGCCAGGTCCTTCCTTGGGGTTTGTGGTCACTGGACCAGGTCTTGCTACCTAGCgtgtctgcagctcctcagtcACTGGCTGCCCTTGGCCAGCTCATGGCTGGGGCCAGGCCACCATGCTGGCTGGCTCTCTCTTGTGCACAAGCAGCCCACAGTGAAGTGGATGGAGGAGAGCAGTTGTGTGAACGTTTCACTCAGGTCCCTTACCTTCTGCTTATCCCAGAGCCCCTTGGTgtccttttttctctgcttgtccTGTAATGTCCCCTTTGCATGCTGCTTTGGGGCAGGAGGGTTGTTCCCTCTGTAAAAGTTAGCCCCTCTTCCCTCAGCCCTGTGACTTGGTTCTGCAGCCACAGACCCTGTGAGCTCCAACCCAGCAGCACCTATGTGGCTTCAAGAGCTGTGCTACATGTGCCCCAGCACAAGCCCCACAggcccctggggctgtgctgaccCCTCTCTCCATCCTTTCAGGGGGAAGACGTTCACAACCCGCTAACGCCGAGTCACCGAGGCTGCCGGAGGACGAAGGTTGGGGCACTTGCTACCTGATAATCGTAGCTTTTAATGTTGCACCTCTGTGGGCTCATAAGGAATTCAAGCAATCGGGGTCTGTTTGTACGACAGTTGGGGGAGTAATCTGCAGAAACGAGCTGTGCTTGCGAGGACTCGATCGTTCCAAGAAACAAAACTTTAATTCCAGTTTGATtgacttaatttcttttcttttttaatttttttttcttttcaagctgTTTCGCTTTGCAATATGTTACCGGAAATAAGTTGCAGTATTTCTTATGAGAATAATGCAATATTAACTTGTTTTCCTCTGAGTATTTGAGTTCAAAACTCCTGTATCTGAAGAAATACTGTTGGGGTTCATTAATAAAGAAGATCTTTCTATCTTAAAGGGCTGTGAGGTTTTGGCTTGTCAATGCACATGACCTTGCCCTGGAAGGGGTGTTTAGTCACAGCCCCAAGGGAGATTATTCCTGTATTGTGGAACATATGCCTTTTGGTAAACTTTGGGGTGCAGTACCCAGATCTGGGAATAGTGTGTTCTGTTAGAGAACTCCTGGACTGTACAGAGCAGGATTCTCCTTCCTTCAGCTAGCAACCTGCACCGTCCTATCCTGACCTCTTTATTCCCCTTAACAGGGAGAGCTAGGATGGGAGTCTCTGCCACTGATCCTCAGGCCATGGTTGGATGCCAGGGAGATCCCCAAGGAGGGAGCTTAGCTCCCCAGATCCACTTCCCCCCAACAAGCAGAGTAGATGGCATCCAGTtaagtgaaataatttatataattaaaGACACCTTCATACAAAACCCCTGGCTTGGCCCCTAGATGGTGAGGGcaaagcagggcaggctggaaaAATTACAAAGCACGCACTGGAGAAGGGTGGTGAAACCATGTCCCTCATCCCTCTGTACAAAGGGCGCAGGGCAGCGCCAGGACGCTGTCCCTTGACACAGTTCTAGCGATCGGGCCGCTGGACGCAGAACACTTTGGCTTGGTGGTCGCCAGAGGTGGTCACCACAATGGAGGCATCcctgcagggagacagggctcagaggtggggctgggggcttcCAGTGTCCCTGACCATCACCCCCAGCCCAACTCTGAAGTGCATTCCCCCTTGAGACCCTCGAGTCTCAGCATTGACCTAGGTTTGTCTCCCACGTTGGGACCAGACCACAAGAGCACTCAAGGAAGAGGCAGTTTGTGATGTGAGCTCCTAGGCTGGAGGCCCCTGCTATCACTGCTCCCTCCACCCAGCAGCGAAGGGGTCTAGGGGGTGCCTGCTCACTTGTTGACGGCGAAGTCGAGGATTTCAGCAGAATGCCCTCGGTACTCGCTGATCATCTTCCCCGAGCGTGCATCCCAGAGCCGCACAGCCCCGTCCAGGCTGCAGGTGTACACCACGGCCGAGctctcctcccacagcagctgcacgATCCCTGACTGCAGCAGGGGGAGACCACAGTGGTCCAGACCTCCAGCAAGTCTTAGCTCACCCCCACCCCCTCGTGGTGtctccctgcaggagagccAAACCCCAGGGCCAAGCACATCCGCTTTGCAGAGACTGTGGCTGCCCTCTGGGGAAGCCCAAGGCTAAGGGAGAAGTACAAACTGGGAACTGGCCCTTGGGGTCCAAGGGAGATCTCCGAGAGGCCCAAACCCATCTCCCAGGCCTGGGCGAGGCGGGGAGGGCAGTACCTCATGTTGGCACTTATGCCTCAGGCTCTGTGTGGAGAGGTCGTAAATAGCCAGCGTGCCATCAAGATAGCCCACAGCAGCCAGTGGCATCCTACAGACAGGGAAGAGGCATTATGGGACATGGGGAAGCAGGGATGGAAACACATAAAGGCTCCAGGTAAAAGGCAAACCCTACACTGAAGGCTGCAATGTATTGAAAAGATGAGGGACAACCTGATGGCTGGAGCCATCAAACACCCCACTTGGGAAGCCCAAGAGTATAGCAAGTCAGCAATCAGCCTGTGGTTTGTGAAGATGACAATGTCCTGACAGGAAAACAGCTGTTAGAGAGTATCCCAGCCAAGCACTGGTCCATCAGGCTAGCCCAGAACCCCAACAGTTGCAGGGAAGACTGGGCAGCTGGTGTCCTTGGCCTCCTACCAAAGGGATCTGGCATCTCCACACCCAGCTGGGGAGGATGGAGGcaagagaaatgcagcagatTGAGCACAAGGGATGCAAATGGATCTGTATGACAAGCCCTGTAAGATGTAGCACTGTCAGAACACTCACACAT belongs to Serinus canaria isolate serCan28SL12 chromosome 7, serCan2020, whole genome shotgun sequence and includes:
- the ARPC2 gene encoding actin-related protein 2/3 complex subunit 2, which encodes MILLEVNNRIIEETLTLKFEGAAAGNKPEAVEVTFADFDGVLYHISNPNGDKTKVMVSISLKFYKELQEHGADEVLKKVYGSYLVNPESGYNVSLLYDLENLPADKDAIVHQAGMLKRNCFASVFEKYFKFQEEGKEGEKRAVIHYRDDETMYVEAKKDRVTVVFSTVFKDDDDVVIGKVFMQEFKEGRRASHTAPQVLFSHREPPLELKDTDAAVGDNIGYITFVLFPRHTNAAARDNTINLIHTFRDYLHYHIKCSKAYIHTRMRAKTSDFLKVLNRARPDAEKKEMKTITGKTFTTR